From Mustela nigripes isolate SB6536 chromosome 13, MUSNIG.SB6536, whole genome shotgun sequence, one genomic window encodes:
- the LYSMD2 gene encoding lysM and putative peptidoglycan-binding domain-containing protein 2 isoform X3 encodes MADSSPALSLREGGPRAPRASAPSPPPRSRSGSESEEAELSLSLARTKTRSYGSTASVRAPLGAGVIERHVEHRVRAGDTLQGIALKYGVTMEQIKRANKLFTNDCIFLKKTLNIPVISEKPLLFNGLNSIDSPESETVGSSFSHEEEPMAAGEDLSPPSPQESDVQPVQPEEVSARDFLQRLDLQIKLSTQAAKKLKEESRDEESPYAASLYHS; translated from the exons ATGGCGGATTCGTCGCCCGCGCTGTCCCTGCGGGAAGGCGGCCCCCGGGCGCCCCGGGCCTCGGCCCCCTCGCCGCCGCCGCGCTCGCGCTCGGGCTCCGAGTCCGAGGAGGCCGAGCTGTCGCTGAGTCTGGCCCGCACCAAGACCCGCTCGTACGGCAGCACGGCCAGCGTGCGGGCGCCGCTGGGCGCCGGCGTCATCGAGCGCCATGTGGAGCACCGGGTCCGCGCCGGCGATACGCTGCAGGGCATCGCGCTCAAGTACGGAGTCACG atggaACAGATTAAAAGGGCAAATAAACTGTTTACTAATGATTGTATATTTCTGAAGAAAACTTTGAACATCCCAGTTATATCAGAGAAGCCTTTGTTGTTTAATGGACTTAACTCAATAGATTCTCCAGAAAGTGAAACTGTTGGTAGCAGTTTTTCTCATGAAGAAGAGCCCATGGCAGCTGGGGAAGACCTTTCTCCTCCCAGTCCTCAAGAATCTGATGTTCAGCCTGTACAGCCTGAAGAAGTGTCAGCTAGAGATTTCCTGCAGAGACTAGACTTGCAGATTAAGTTGTCAACACAGGCAGCCAAGAAACTAAAAGAAGAGAGCAG agatgaagaaagcCCCTATGCAGCTTCCCTCTATCATAGTTAG
- the LYSMD2 gene encoding lysM and putative peptidoglycan-binding domain-containing protein 2 isoform X4, with protein MEQIKRANKLFTNDCIFLKKTLNIPVISEKPLLFNGLNSIDSPESETVGSSFSHEEEPMAAGEDLSPPSPQESDVQPVQPEEVSARDFLQRLDLQIKLSTQAAKKLKEESRDEESPYAASLYHS; from the exons atggaACAGATTAAAAGGGCAAATAAACTGTTTACTAATGATTGTATATTTCTGAAGAAAACTTTGAACATCCCAGTTATATCAGAGAAGCCTTTGTTGTTTAATGGACTTAACTCAATAGATTCTCCAGAAAGTGAAACTGTTGGTAGCAGTTTTTCTCATGAAGAAGAGCCCATGGCAGCTGGGGAAGACCTTTCTCCTCCCAGTCCTCAAGAATCTGATGTTCAGCCTGTACAGCCTGAAGAAGTGTCAGCTAGAGATTTCCTGCAGAGACTAGACTTGCAGATTAAGTTGTCAACACAGGCAGCCAAGAAACTAAAAGAAGAGAGCAG agatgaagaaagcCCCTATGCAGCTTCCCTCTATCATAGTTAG
- the LYSMD2 gene encoding lysM and putative peptidoglycan-binding domain-containing protein 2 isoform X1, whose amino-acid sequence MKNTDEVNRGFNDNTLWSYDFSILKRKRVRRGKAGRAGGGRPPCPARSSPSRPPARRPRETARRSPSEEEEEAAAHEAPPPWRASRPGGLRGTYGGFVARAVPAGRRPPGAPGLGPLAAAALALGLRVRGGRAVAESGPHQDPLVRQHGQRAGAAGRRRHRAPCGAPGPRRRYAAGHRAQVRSHDGTD is encoded by the exons ATGAAGAACACAGATGAGGTCAACCGTGGATTTAATGATAATACTTTGTGGAGTTATGATTTCAGCATCTTAAAGAGGAAACGG GTGCGCCGGGGGAAGGCGGGACGCGCAGGAGGGGGGCGCCCGCCATGCCCGGCCCGCAGCTCCCCGTCGCGGCCTCCAGCCCGCCGCCCCCGCGAAACGGCCCGCCGCAGCCcctctgaggaggaagaagaggcggCGGCGCACGAGGCGCCGCCCCCTTGGCGAGCTTCGCGACCTGGCGGCCTCCGCGGGACCTATGGCGGATTCGTCGCCCGCGCTGTCCCTGCGGGAAGGCGGCCCCCGGGCGCCCCGGGCCTCGGCCCCCTCGCCGCCGCCGCGCTCGCGCTCGGGCTCCGAGTCCGAGGAGGCCGAGCTGTCGCTGAGTCTGGCCCGCACCAAGACCCGCTCGTACGGCAGCACGGCCAGCGTGCGGGCGCCGCTGGGCGCCGGCGTCATCGAGCGCCATGTGGAGCACCGGGTCCGCGCCGGCGATACGCTGCAGGGCATCGCGCTCAAGTACGGAGTCACG atggaACAGATTAA
- the LYSMD2 gene encoding lysM and putative peptidoglycan-binding domain-containing protein 2 isoform X2, producing MGRPPKLPPQMEQIKRANKLFTNDCIFLKKTLNIPVISEKPLLFNGLNSIDSPESETVGSSFSHEEEPMAAGEDLSPPSPQESDVQPVQPEEVSARDFLQRLDLQIKLSTQAAKKLKEESRDEESPYAASLYHS from the exons ATGGGCAGGCCGCCCAAGCTCCCTCCCCAG atggaACAGATTAAAAGGGCAAATAAACTGTTTACTAATGATTGTATATTTCTGAAGAAAACTTTGAACATCCCAGTTATATCAGAGAAGCCTTTGTTGTTTAATGGACTTAACTCAATAGATTCTCCAGAAAGTGAAACTGTTGGTAGCAGTTTTTCTCATGAAGAAGAGCCCATGGCAGCTGGGGAAGACCTTTCTCCTCCCAGTCCTCAAGAATCTGATGTTCAGCCTGTACAGCCTGAAGAAGTGTCAGCTAGAGATTTCCTGCAGAGACTAGACTTGCAGATTAAGTTGTCAACACAGGCAGCCAAGAAACTAAAAGAAGAGAGCAG agatgaagaaagcCCCTATGCAGCTTCCCTCTATCATAGTTAG